TTCTCAAAAACAGCCAGACTCCTCAATTTTATAACGCCAGCAGAAGCAGCTGCAGCTTCTGTGCCTTCTTCATTTACTTCAATGAATGATTTATGGAATATGCTTGATACATATAGGTTCTGCCCAACAGAGGACTCCACCATCTCAGTCAAATCTCCTTCCCCAGAGAATGGCAGCACCAGTCCTAATCCATTAAGAGTTTTGGTAGCTTCAAAACCAAAGGAGATCTTAAACTTAGGAATCCAGAAATCGCCCACTTCAACCTGCTGCCGCGGAATGTGTTGATCCAAGAACTCGGATTCAGAACCCACTTTCTCAGTCAAAGCAGGCAGGCCATCTTTTGCGTCAGGAAGGAACAAGTACATGGAGAATTGGCGTTTATCTTCACCTTGGACATAAGGAAGACCAAGGACTTTAAATCCGTCAAAGGCACGAGCAAATTGCTTCTTCTTGCTAGTCATAAAGGGCACACGAAGAGAAGTTCCATTCGAAAGGTAAAAGTCATGGTCTTTTGTAGTAGAAGCATCAAATTTTTCATTCCAAACACCCTTGAAGTAGAGTGCATTTGCAAATATGAGTCTGGTTGAACTGTCAACATAACCAGAAGGAAGAACCTCTTTGATAAGGCCATTAGTCTCCTTCTCAGCCCACGCATTTACTTCATTAGCCACTTCAACAGCCTCCATAAAGATAATAAAGTTACAACAATTAGCATCAATACATATAACTTGGTATTTAGTAGTGAGGAAAATTGTTATGGTTATTTGAAATGACAGCAATTTGGATGATTAAAATGTATTGATGTTAAAAGAACATtaactaaaattactaaaaagatgctAAAAATTAGTAAAGAACAAGCTTGATCCTAATGAATTACAGCAGTGAAAAGAAAATCATGGCTAAGAAATGTTTAATACCTTGGTCTGGAAATCAACATTACTAGAAGCAGCCTTATAAACATCGTCCACAATCTGTTTGAAAGAATGCTTGAGAGAAAGGGCCTTATCAACCCAAACTCCATTAGCAAAAGACAATCGAGGCCCACCAGCGGCACTTCCATCGGAGAAAACCACGGCAACAAGCTCCGAAGAAAACGAATTGAGCTcgtaatttgattttgatttgagaAAAGAAAGCAACTGATCAAGTGTAGCGCCTTTCGAGCCGGCAGCAATAAGCCCAAGCACCACCTGAATCGACTGTGGTGAAAACACTGAGTTACAGCTCTTAGCTTCCGTTAGCAGAACGCGCTTTGTTAGAGCCAAAGCGACGTCGGTTTGGTTCTTGATCGATTCACGGAGGTCCATTTTCTTCTTTCTGTTGTAGCAGTCGATGATTTGATAACTGTTTTCTTGAAACAATctgatttttttactttattcgTGTCTGT
This region of Mercurialis annua linkage group LG1-X, ddMerAnnu1.2, whole genome shotgun sequence genomic DNA includes:
- the LOC126665291 gene encoding serpin-ZX, which produces MDLRESIKNQTDVALALTKRVLLTEAKSCNSVFSPQSIQVVLGLIAAGSKGATLDQLLSFLKSKSNYELNSFSSELVAVVFSDGSAAGGPRLSFANGVWVDKALSLKHSFKQIVDDVYKAASSNVDFQTKAVEVANEVNAWAEKETNGLIKEVLPSGYVDSSTRLIFANALYFKGVWNEKFDASTTKDHDFYLSNGTSLRVPFMTSKKKQFARAFDGFKVLGLPYVQGEDKRQFSMYLFLPDAKDGLPALTEKVGSESEFLDQHIPRQQVEVGDFWIPKFKISFGFEATKTLNGLGLVLPFSGEGDLTEMVESSVGQNLYVSSIFHKSFIEVNEEGTEAAAASAGVIKLRSLAVFEKIDFVADHPFLFIIRENITGMVMFIGHVLDPSQTN